GACCAGGATCTGGAACCCACTGACTTCACACTCATAAAACGTCCCCAGGAAGGAAGGGGGGAGTCGGTGAAGCCTGTGAACCCCAGGCTCCTGCTTTGCCTAAAAGCAGAGGTGCGTGCCTGCCACAACAGATCTGTGCAGGGATTACCCACCTGAGCGCCTGGGCAAGTTCCTGCAGCTCACAGCTTAGGCCACGGGCACTCCTCTcccagtcagtgggaactggAACGTGCACAGTGCTCTTTGTGAGCTTAACCAGCAAAAAGGCCGCGTCTCAGCACTCTCCTCCCCTCCGAGCACCACCCCCTGAAGACAAGCCCTCAGAAGCAGGACCTCTCCTTGTCCTAGCACACTTCCCTTGCCCAGGAACAAAAAAGTGATAAGGGCCACACTGACACCCAAAGCCTTTTTGTCCTGTTTGTGCTTTGATTCCCCTCAGCCAGCTCACAGCAGCctaagaggaaaggaaaaaaaatcggTGCAGACAGCTGGAGCTCGGGTTGGGCCTCAGCCGTGTGGCCTGAGGGGGGGGCTTAGTTTCCAGACGAGGACAccaggctgcctggggctgctgctgggggcgtCCAGCGAGGCCCACACCGCCCCCAGGAGCCGAGCCCAGCATGGGCAGCACCGGGGGAGCGATGTGGGCGGCGGGGACGCGGCGGCCGGGCCTGGTGCTGGCGGCCCTGGCAGCGCTGGGCCTGGCCCTGGAGGTGCTGGCGGCCCGGAGGCGGCGGCCGGTCCGCGAGGTGCTCTTCTTCCCCTCGAGGCCCAGCTGCACCGAGGCGCTGCTGGCTGAGGCGGCGAGCCCCGAAGGAACGCGgggcccctgcccctgcccgctgcctcATGGGGACTGCGCCCTCAGCCGCCTGCTGCGGCACCTCCTGTCCGCCCGCCGCTCCCTCGAGCTCTGCCTCTTCGCCTTCTCCAGCCCGCAGCTGGGCCGTGCCGTCCGCCTCCTGCACCGCCGCGGCGTCCGGGTCCGCGTGGTGACGGACGCGCAGTACATGGCGCTGAAGGGCTCGCAGATCGGCCTCCTCCGGCACGCCGGTGAGGCGCGGGGCATCGAGGCCTCGCTTGGCCCCGCCGTGTGCTCGGAGCTGCCCTGGCGGCCCGCCGAGGGAGCGTCGGTGCCCGTCACACGTCCCCGTTGTGTCGTTGTAGGGATCCAGGTCCGCCACGACCAGGAGACCGGCTTCATGCACCACAAGTTCGCCATCGTGGACAGGAAGATGCTCATCACGGGCTCCCTCAACTGGACCACGGAGGCGATCCAGAACAACCGGGAGAACATCCTGATCATGGAGGACGCGGAGTATGTGCAGCCTTTTCTGGAGGAGTTCGAAAGGATTTGGGAAATATACGATCCCCTCAAGTACAcgtttttttccaaagaaaataaatgattaagcTGCTTCCCTGAGCTGGAGGAGTATTGAGCAGATGGCATTCAGGGGTTTATTGTGTATAGACATCATTGTATTCCCCGTCTGGTTGTAATTTAGTTAAGCTCCTCCAGCACTGAAGTGCTCTCTCTGCCCTGAAGTGCCACAGGTCCCTTGTGTGCTACGTTAGCAGGAGTGACCCAGCTGATCGGTGAGTTGTTCTGCGAGGAGAGCCGCAACGGGGCTCAGTTCACAGAGCTTGAAGCTTCCAACAGGCTCAGGGCTGTGCCCTGGGGCAGGCGAGATGGCGTTTGTACCGTGCTGGGGACCTGAGCAGTGAGATGGCTGTTTTTCAACTCGTGATGCTGCAGGATGGAGTTTTACCCCAACAGCTCCCGTGTACGTATCTGAAGGAAGGGTCTAGAGGGCTGTAGCAAAGCTGGGGCGTGTACGGAGAGAGTAAGCACCTCAGTTGCGTTTCTTTTGTTGGCCTTAATTGTTGAAAGTTTGTAAAAGGAAGTCTGGGAAAGGGGAAGTTTTGACTGTGTAAGTGTTTCCTCTGGTTTAAGATTTGTAGAGTTCCAGTGTAAATGTGTGAGAACAGATACCAAGGCCAGCTCGTCTTCCAGCAAGCAAGGAGTCTCTGGAACAAACCGAGAGAAACTGCTCTGCGGGAGCAGGCGGTCTTGTCCTAAAAGCAAACACGGCTGCAGGTGGGTCACCGACTTCAGACTGGAGAGATGGAGGGAAGCCCTGTCCATGCAGATGGCAGTTCACGGTGACCTGGTCTGGTTTGGTGACCGTGGCCAccggtgctggcagcagcagggcagagaaTGAGGAGGGAGCCGCGAGAGGAAGGCAAGGAGGTCCCTGGGGGTAGCAGGGCCAGGTTGGAGTCTGCCCAGCAGGCATCCACGGCCGGGCAGGCAGTGCCAGGGTGACGGTGATTTTCTTCTGGGACTGGCCAGCTCCTCtttaacttttctgttttatctctAGCGCAAAAAACGAATAGATTATTTCCAGTCAGCATAACTTGCACCTTTACATAGACTTCGGTTCCCATTGCATGAAGAGCTTTGCTGCCACTGCCCCGGCGACGAGCTGAGGGCAGGGTTGGGAGGATGCTCGCCtgcagagggagcagagcatCAGCCGTCTGCTGGGGACGAGGTGGCTCCCTGCttctggctgcagagctgtagAGACGAGTTTTAGAGGTTTTGTCTTTTGTTAGACCATTGGaaatggtggggaaaaaatgtctgtGTCTGACCATCCGAATCTGAAACATCTCTGTTTTAATCCAAATCCTGCTAGTCTAAACATTCTGTCCCAGCCTGAGGTTGAAGAATCTCCCTCCCTAGAATTTAAGGGGGAACAAAGGTGAATGGAAACTTGGGATAAGATTCCAAACTCTGAGTATTCAGACGACTGTGTAAGAACTACTTTATAGCGAATATAAAATGATTCAGAATctctcaaaatgaaaaagggtCTTAGCACTCTATAATCAGTCGTGCTGGATACAGCAGTGCTGGGACTGGCAGTGTTAAATACGCCATTCTCTCTCACAGGGTCAAcatcatcttgatttttttttttgtactccAGTTCTTGTGGGTTGGTTGGTTCAAAGAGTCAAATAATTGAAAATTCCAGAAGATCCTCATGTGTTACCTGTGGTATGTGGAGTAACAGCTACAGATTGCAGGTCTGCTCTGTTCTGTTTGAGAAGGTAGGCATGGTTCTGGGAAAAATCCAAGTGTTGCTATTTTCTGTGGTGTAGCAGCTaggaagaagctgaaaaagttCATTCTGTAGTAAATCCAGTTCAGCAGTGTTATATTTATGCTACTTTAAACATTGTATTGTTATTCAAATGGTACCTGTTGTGTTTAGTTTGTGAAGTATGACTATAAAAGCAAAGTGTTCTCAAGCTCTgtcctctgcttctttctttccgCAGCAGTGTCCTTGCTGAAGCAAACACCTCACGACACAGCATGCAAAGGGTGGTGCAAAAATAGTTTATTACGGTATAGCTTATGTAAAGTTAGGTAATgatatttacaaaattaaaatgatcagCTACATCCATGGGAACCTAGCATGACACGCGAGATTTGTGTAAGGAATAAATACAGTGACAAAAAGTGACGTTTCTATTACAGTGAACAGTTACCAGGAGCAGTGGCtcttaaaaaagcaaagaaataaactgGAGTgagtggaggagaggagggaagcagagagggacTCGAGCACACTGAGAAACAGGAGCCTCAAGCACACATCCCCCTGTAGCAGAGGGAGATGAATCGCGTGCGATGTCTCATTTCCTGGGTGGATCTCATGCAAGAAACGCCCCCGGAGAGAGGCCCTTCGGACCTGCAGGTGGACGGGGCTTCAGCACAGCCGTGCTTCCCTGCCTCCCGCCACCCTCTGTGACCATTGCTGGCCTTGAGCCGCGGggttttccagcagcagtgctgctgcagcagccccaacTGCACGGGCGCTTCTTGCGTGCTCCAggcccgctgctgctgctcggccCAACGCAGGTTGGAGGCGGCGAGCTGGCTGCTGCGCCTGGAAAATGTACCTTGTACTCAGTGCTCCTGCTTTTGGGTCCACAACCTCTTTTTGTCATTTCCAGGAAGGCAGAGGATCCCGAGTGCAAGCGGTGGAGCGTGGTGTGTGCGTGTGTTAATCCGGGCGTCCCCTCTGGCTGCGGTTCGGTGGCTGAAGGTGTGCTGGAACACGGCTGAGGGCAGCCTTCACTTCTGGTCAGGTCAGTGGAAGGACCGACCGCTAGTACTGACCATGAACAGCCACTGCCACTTCTGTTACCACCCAGAGACTTGCAGcatccccttctctctccctaAAACTTTATCCCTCTGAATAAACAATTCCTTAAAATCTGGAGACATCCAGAACGCCAGGTCCCAGGAGGCGCACGTGGGTCAGAGACCAAGCGCTCTTATCTATCGCCTACCTCCCATCACCTTTAGTATTTACGACATACTTTGCTTTCTCTAGTTTAGAACAAAGAGTTAGTGTTCTCCTCACATCCTGCACACAATCAGCGTGCgaagaaagcaggaagaatgagaaaataattgtttgtaaTTGCACTAATTATTCACCAGTTCATGGCCAGCTGGCTTAGCTCGGTCGCTACCAACTTGACTGGCTTATCAGGTTTCTGCGAGCAGCTCCCACACCCCGGGTTCCTTTCAGTAGTCTCAAAGTGCAGCCTGCAGCGGGACGAGCCACCCCACCCTGCCCGGTCCCCGCTCTGCGCCCACACTTCTGCATCCCCAGGTCAGAAAGGGTTTGTGCTCCGTGGGACCTCAGTTTTACTTAAAATTGCATTCAGCATTTAAGCATTTTGCTTAAAATCGCTGCAAGAGAGCGCACGCGTCCATCCCGTTGCAGGCCGTGTGTCTGCACGGGGGGTAGGTGGGGTCTGTCCACCCCTTCTAAAGCCCACGCCGCCGCACCGAGCACCCAGAAACAGCACCAGAGCCTTAATGCAAAGTCCTCGGGCTGCACCGCACGGCGCTcgctgctcctccagctggcGGCTGGCACACGCACGGTGGTGGTGCCACCATCAAACACGAGATCAGCGAGTtctctgaatggaaaaaaaggtttatagCGCAGGAAGGTTACAGGTCTCAAACGGGCTGTACACATTCTTTGGACACGTATCGTCAAAACTAAAGGTACAGGTCAGCAGAAAACGTTGGAAAAGGTATTTATAACAGTCATCAAAAGCAAACAGTCTCTCCGGGCAGGCAGGGTGGGGTGGGCACATCGCACCCAGCGCGCCTCTTCCAGCCCCCCGGCGGGACGGCGGTGTTAGAACAAGAGTTAAAAACCAAATCCACGACGTAGTCACGAAAAGAGAACCCTCCACTAATTTCCgagtaataaatatttacatggCGTGCTTGGAATACTATACAGgttttaaattacttctgtttaaaagggaataacaaagcctttttttaaaaaaaattgaaaaggttGCAGAGGAAAGGCAAGCTACGCCGAGCGTGCATGTGCTTAAGTGTTCACAACAAACTATGTCCTGCATCTGCACCACGAAGAAATGCAGCAGACTGGTGGCAGTCCAGGCGAGTACAGAGCTGGCACAAACGTGGCACGGTGTTACAGGCGGGAGGGGACAGCACTAACGCATTCCAGTCACCCTCTGTTaccaaaagcaaacagagcttGTTCTGGTTTGCAAAGCCACGCGCTATCCTGGTTTCAGAGGAACACAACTTGCTTATTTTATAAGTGGGCAAAGGAAAGGTCACCTAGAAAAAGACTGTTTGGGGGAAGACAGTGCAAAGGATGGGAAATTTTTTCAcggaaagaaaaaagcctcgTAGCCAGTTACAAGCTGCCCACCCCTGCAGCTTTGCTGCACTTTTTTCCTAGCCCTCACACCTGGGTACTGTTAGCAGTGTAGCGTTGTGCAAAAGGCAGCAGCGGCTTGCGCGGCAAGCGTTGCACAGCGGGTGCGAGCGGGGAGCGCGCCCTCGCCTTCCTCCCCTCGCCGCTCCCTGTTCTCATTTACGTGGCCACTGATTTACTTTGGAGGATGGATGAAGCCTGGAGCAGGAAGAAATAGGATAACTAAGGAATGCTGTTATAAGCAAACaatctttcctgcttttttttttttttccttttccgtagagcactgctctctgcagaaatTATCGCATTTTCGCCTCTTGTTGgtgcctctctctcttttgttaATGGGAAGGCAGGTAACGAACTGCCCCCTGCTTCGGAGAGATGCTTTCATAGTTGCCACACAGCAAGTAAAGACCAAAACCgggagcacagcctgcagcagccggTCAGAACCGCTGTCTGCATGcatcctgcctcctcctcctcctccccttcctcttcctctcctccgtGACCTCCACAGCTCACAGCTCCCGCCACAAGCACTTGCACACAGCGTTCCCATCCCCTGAAGTGCTGTCCCGGAGAGTGAAGTGGATCCCGAGGACACCACGAGGCCACTTCTCAGCCTCTGACCCGCCAGCCCTCACAGCATtctccattatttatttttttattattttttaactcccCAGTGGGAGACGGCTGCTCCCAAAAGGTACAGCCTCGAAGCCCACCACCAGTATATTCATAAAAGAGCCCTTTGCTtagtgataaatattttaaagccacAAAGTTAAGCAATAAAACTAATTGGTTTGGCTTGTTAGGCGTTGCTAAAAGCACAACAAGAGTTGCCAGAGGCTGGTGCCTCCCTTCCCTCCGTCACACGGTGCTCCCACTGCTGTCCTCCTGCCACCTAAcacgttttttttttggccatcACTGTTACGTAGTGCCGGCTGTTTTCTCAGTGAACCTGCTGCCtgttctgcttccagcagccaaTTTAAGGTCCGGAGAAGCTGCCCAACGTGCATTAAATAAAGGCTCCCCAACAGAAAGCCTCTGGCCCACAGGGTCTGATCCTGCTCACACAGCAAACCCCAACTGCAATCCTTTAGCAGCCAATGCCGGGAGCCCGTAACAGGGGGTGATGAGATATCTGTACAAGGTAAAAGCAAACCagatgaagaagggaaaaatccAGCCTCATTCCTGCCACCGCCAGCTCCCCATTGGCAAGAAGCCCAGCGCCGTGCGCGTTGCTCCGGGCGCAGCGCTGAGCCGTGGCCTGGAGGTCACCGAGGCCGCTCAGCAGCTGTGCGCCTATGCAGTGAGGGAGAAAGGGCCGGAGGAGGCTTCCCTTCACAGCTATCCCCCCCCACGAACCTCCGAACGTTTTTATGTGTGTATAAGAAGGAAGAACGCCTCTTAGCTTCTCTACACGGGGCAATTCAGCTTGCACGGCCACCGCATCACATTCTGCCTTCCCACAGCCTTCCGCCGAAGTGCTTCCACCTTGCAGCACCTTTTTGCCCCTCATCACCCGGTTTTTTTCCACATCCTATTAATGCGTTTACACATGCTGAGCCAAACGCTGGGGACGGTCCCCTCTTGCCATCATTCTCCCCACATtggccaccagccctgctgcccagccacGCTCTGGGTCACATCAGCTGCACCGTGTTTCCAAACCATTTCTCTACGTTCAGAAATAGGGATCCAAGCAGCGAAGCAAGCAAACGCTCTTCCTCAGCTCAATACCTAGCCCTGGGCAGGATGCTGAGCTGCAAGAGAGGATTTCTGGGTGCGATAAGGTGCGCAGCAGAAAGCCACCCTCCTTGGGGAGTCTCAAGGTGCTCAGCGGCGTGAACTTGTGTCAGAAATGGTCCATCCTGCGTCCTCCACAGCGCTGACAGGCAAATGCAGCTGGATAGCAAGGTTCGTAACTTCTAGTCCTCGCGGTTAAAATAATGAAGCCAGCAAAGTAAGATTTTCGAGGGGACACAAGAACGGTCGGAGTTTGCATGGTGAGCTGGAGACCAGCACGTTCCGCTCCGTTGGCTGAGAAGGACAAAGTGCCACCACACTTCttgagagaagaggaggaggaggaggaggcgtGCATCCTCCTGCATGCAGCAGAGCCTTGGAAGGGAAGAGCCGTGACAGTGACGAGGCCATGCACCATCCTTGCTCCGCGTCCCAGGAGATCACAGGGCACGAAGGCAACCCGAGAGCAGAGCACAACCCGAACAAACCTGGGGCAGCCAGGGATGAAATCCAAAGGTTGTCTCTGCCGAGAGCTGGGCAAGTGACTTTGGAAAGGAGCCAGCGAGGCACCTTGGCCAGGCAGCCATCTCCTGACACGGGCAGGAAGTGAGTGGCTGCACACCAGGACATCAGAGATGGAAGAGCCTTCGTATCCAAACAGTTGCGggtccctcctgccctgctcctgtctCCAGGACTTCCACACGCACCTAGGCACGGCGTTAGAGAGCGTCACGGCAGCAGAGCATCCCCGTACGGCCCTGCCCTCTGCACCACACCGGTGGCACCGCTGGGGCCTGCAGCACACCCAGGGCCGGCAGCGAGAGCTTTCTCCTTACACTCGGACCTCCCAGCTGGCCAGAGCACCGTGCCCGTAGGGACCTGAATTAGCCATAAAGCACAGACCTGCCTGCTTCACCCCAGGTCAATGGGAAGCTCGGTTCCACCTCAACAAATCTCTGAAAGCCGACGTGATGCAGGTCGCTTGGTGGCCACGATGGGCTGGGGAGCGACGGAGCAATGCTTCAGTCCTGCTGGGGTCTCCATGGAtatctcagaggtcttttccatcctaaatgattctgtggcTGTAAGCACGCTGAGATGCTCTCCTCACCCGGCACGAAGCCACCGTGATGCGGGCTGGCTGCGTGCGGCCTTTAGCGCTACCGGCTCTCTCCACTCAACGAGCACCCATTTATTGGCCTCGTGGTGCTAAATTGCTCTAAACACCAAAGCTGTTGTGACTGAGAAGGTCTGAAGCACGTACTggttttgagatttttatttcaggaaaagatTAAGGAATTAAAATAGGAGCTGCCCTGCTGACAAGAAGAGTTGAATTCAAGAAGCCGATAAAAAAGGAGCATTATATGCATTGAGCACTGTGCATTTTCAGTCAATATTGGCTCTACTTTCTACTCTACTTTCCTTTGACTTGGAAAAGGGAGTTTCACATGCGCACAGACCCTAGGATACACGGGACTCAACGAGAGGAAGGGAGTAACAGCAAAAAACAGAGAGTGCTGGGCTTGATCGAGGGGAGGCAAGAAAGTGATCTCGCGGCTCAGCCCCAGGAACGCCTCCCTCCCACCGCGCGCCGCCGGCGAGGGGGGGCCGCAGGCCGAGGGGCCGCCGTCACGGTGCCCGTGAGCAGCTCCCTACCCCAAACCACCCGCCGAGGCACCGCAGCTCGCCGGGCTCCGGCATCGCCACCATCGCGGCACGGCCGGCGGCAGGAGCCGCGTCTCCATCCTCTCCCGGCCTGGCGGCAGCGTGGCTCCTGCAGGCCGCCCGGCGGCATCCCACAGgcttttcccccccctcccttgTAGGTGCAAGT
This Oxyura jamaicensis isolate SHBP4307 breed ruddy duck chromosome 14, BPBGC_Ojam_1.0, whole genome shotgun sequence DNA region includes the following protein-coding sequences:
- the PLD6 gene encoding mitochondrial cardiolipin hydrolase, with amino-acid sequence MWAAGTRRPGLVLAALAALGLALEVLAARRRRPVREVLFFPSRPSCTEALLAEAASPEGTRGPCPCPLPHGDCALSRLLRHLLSARRSLELCLFAFSSPQLGRAVRLLHRRGVRVRVVTDAQYMALKGSQIGLLRHAGIQVRHDQETGFMHHKFAIVDRKMLITGSLNWTTEAIQNNRENILIMEDAEYVQPFLEEFERIWEIYDPLKYTFFSKENK